In Phocoena sinus isolate mPhoSin1 chromosome 10, mPhoSin1.pri, whole genome shotgun sequence, a single genomic region encodes these proteins:
- the ACR gene encoding acrosin gives MLPTAVLLVLAVSVVARDNTTCDGPCGLRFRQNQQGGMRIIGGQPAAVGAWPWMVSLQVLTYHDNRRYHVCGGTLLNAHWLLTAAHCFRSKTKVTDWRLIFGAREVVWGSNKPVKPPLQERYAEKIIIHEKYSSGSEANDIALMKITPPVPCGHFIGPGCLPQFRAGPPRIPQTCWVAGWGFLKDNAPRISPKLQEARVDIIDLNLCNSTGWYNGRIRSTNVCAGYPEGKIDTCQGDSGGPLMCRESVENSYVVVGITSWGVGCARAKRPGVYTSTWSYLNWIASKIGSNALHRIQLPTPPPPSTPAPPTKPASTQPSIRPPWYFQHPPRPPPSQSPAAVARPQPAAPPPPAPQPPPPPQPPPRPPPPPSAKPPQALSFAKRLQQLIEALKGKAFFDRKCTYEMETTDIPEQPASF, from the exons TGGCCCCTGCGGGCTACGGTTCAGGCAGAACCAGCAAGGGGGCATGCGTATCATCGGTGGGCAGCCTGCAGCGGTCGGGGCCTGGCCCTGGATGGTCAGCCTCCAGGTCCTCACGTACCATGACAATCGGCGGTATCACGTGTGTGGGGGCACCTTGCTGAACGCCCACTGGCTGCTCACTGCTGCTCACTGCTTCCGGAGCAAAAC CAAAGTTACCGACTGGAGGCTGATTTTCGGAGCAAGGGAAGTCGTGTGGGGAAGCAATAAGCCAGTGAAGCCGCCTCTGCAGGAGAGATACGCTGAGAAGATCATCATTCACGAGAAATACTCCTCGGGCTCAGAGGCAAACGACATTGCTCTCATGAAGATCACCCCTCCTGTTCCCTGTGGGCACTTCATTGGACCAGGCTGCCTGCCCCAATTTCGGGCAGGCCCACCCAGAATTCCCCAGACATGCTGGGTGGCCGGCTGGGGATTCTTAAAAGACAACG CCCCCAGGATATCACCTAAACTGCAGGAGGCACGTGTGGACATCATCGACCTCAACTTATGTAACTCGACCGGCTGGTACAATGGGCGCATTCGTTCAACCAATGTGTGCGCAGGGTATCCTGAAGGCAAGATTGACACCTGCCAG GGGGACAGCGGCGGGCCTCTCATGTGCAGGGAGAGCGTGGAAAACAGCTACGTGGTCGTGGGAATCACAAGCTGGGGCGTAGGCTGTGCCCGAGCTAAGCGCCCCGGAGTCTACACGTCTACCTGGTCCTATCTGAACTGGATTGCTTCCAAGATTGGTTCTAACGCTTTGCACAGGATTCAgttgcccacccctccccctccttctacTCCAGCGCCCCCCACTAAACCCGCCTCCACTCAGCCTTCTATTCGCCCACCTTGGTACTTCCAACACCCTCCTCGACCACCTCCCTCCCAGAGCCCCGCTGCAGTGGCCCGACCGCAACCCGCAGCTCCACCGCCCCCCGCTCCCCAGCCGCCCCCCCCTCCCCAACCGCCCCCCCGTCCCCCACCGCCACCTTCCGCTAAACCTCCCCAAGCACTTTCTTTTGCCAAGCGACTACAGCAGCTCATAGAGGCCTTGAAGGGGAAGGCCTTTTTTGACAGAAAGTGCACTTATGAAATGGAGACCACAGACATCCCAGAGCAGCCTGCCTCCTTCTGA